A stretch of DNA from Microbacterium saperdae:
CGGGAACGAAGATGAGCGAACGCCACAGCCCCACGAGCGGGACGTTCTGCACGGTCAGCAGGGCGAGTGCCGCCGACAGCACGACGATCGCCGGGTTCAGGACCAGGTTGAACAGCAGGGTCACGCCGAGCACGGCGTGGAAGCCGGGGTCGGTGAACAGGTAGGCGTAGTTCTCGATGCCCGCGAACGACGTGGTGCCCGTGGCGAGCGACGTGCTCTGGAAACTCTGCCCGACGGCCGTGATCATCGGGAGCACACGCAGGAAGAACAGCGCCAGCAGAGCCGGGGCGAGCATGAGCAGCGCCATGGCTGTGGTGCGTGCGGCGCGGCTGCGCCGGGTGGGTGTGCGGCGGTCGGGGGTTCGGAGAGCGGCGGAACCCGTGGGTCCCGCCGCTCCCGCCCGACGCTCTCGCGTCGTGGTGCTCATCTGTCCTACTTCAGTCGGGCGATCTGCTCGGTGATCTCTTTGTCGGCCTGCGCCGCACGCTCCGCCGGGTCGGACCCGTTGCGGATGTCGGAGAACATCTGGTTGGCCCCGGGTTCGAACACGCTGTAGCCGACGACGACCGGCCGGTGCACCGCGTTGTCCTGCAGCTGGTACTCCATGATGTCGCCGAACGGCGCGGAGGACTCTCCCGCCGTGCTGCTGACCCGCTCGGCGTACTGGGCGTACGCGTCCTTCGTGGTGGGAGCGATACCGGCGACCTCAGCGGACTGGGCGTTGCCGGTGGCGTCGATCGTGATGTAGCGGAGGAACGCTTCGGCGGCGTCCTGGTTCTCCGACTTCTCGGCGATCGCGACGCCCCAGGAGTCCGTCGCCGTCGCCCGCTCGCCACCGTCGAAGTAGGGGGCGGGAGCCATGCCCCACGCGATGTCGCCGTCTTCGTTCACGGCCACGCCCCAGGGGCCGGAGATCATGAACGCGGCCTTGCCCGTCTGGAACAGCGCGCCGTTCTTGTCGTTCGTGATGCCGCGCGGAGACAGGCCCTCCTCGAAGAGGCTGTGGTACCAGGTCAGCGCGCGCTGCCATCCGTCGTTCGAGAAGTCGACGACGCCTTCATCATCGATGCCGTCGCCGCCTCCGGCGGATCGACCGAGCATCTGCAGCTGGTAGTACGAGTCCCACTGGTCGAACAGGAACGGGTATTCGGCCACTCCGGAATCCTGCACCGTGCGGGCGGCCTCCGTCAGCTCCTCGTACGTCCACGGATCGCTCGGGTCGGTCGACGGCGGCTCCACTCCGGCTGCGGCGAGCAGATCGGCGTTGTAGTAGAGGAACTGCGACGTCGTCCAGGGCTCGATCGCGCGCAGTGTGCCATCGACCTCGCGCGCCGTGACCATGCTCTCCGATACGGATGCCGCCAGGGCGTCCTCTTTGAGAGCACTGAGGTCGGCGAGGAAGCCGCGGTTCGTCCAGTCGAGCAGCCCGCCCCCGGCATCCACGACCATCACGTCGATGCCGCCGCCTCCGCCGCCGAGACGCTGGTTGATCGTGCTCGTGTACTGCGCGTAGGGGATGTTGAGCTGCTTGACGGTGATGTTCGGGTGCTCCTTCTGGAACGCCTCGATCACCGGCGTCCAGGTCTCTGCGGGATCGGCGTTGGCGAAGGTGAGCGTCACCGCGCCGTCGCTGTCGCCGCCCGCAGACTCGCCGCCCGCGCAACCGGTCAGGGCGAGGGCGAAGATGGTGAATCCGGCGACGACGGTCGCACGCATCGGGTTCGTGTGCATGTGCTGGTCTCCTCGTTGAGTGTGATGCAGGTGTCAGGTAGGGGTGGAAGCGGACGCGCGCGGACCGACTGTCGTGTCGATCGATGCGGTCTCGGTGGAGGCGTCCGCCGCGGCGAGGATGCGATCGACGATCGCGGTGCCGACGGCGTCGACGTCCATGTCCGTCACGATCGAATGGAGGCCGTCGGGGTCCGGCTCGAAGAGTGTGCGGCCTTCGGGCGTCACGGTCACCGTTCCGGCTGCGATCTCGAACAGGTCGGGGCGGGCGAGCGTGAGCACGGCGATCGGATCGTGCGGGACGTTGTAGTCCTGCTCGGCGAATGCCCAGAACCTGGTCATCTCGGCCGCGACCATGGCGCCGAGTGGGCCGGCCGCGCCGATGCGTGCAAGGACGTCGCTGCCGAGGCGCACGCGCTCGGTCT
This window harbors:
- a CDS encoding ABC transporter substrate-binding protein; the protein is MHTNPMRATVVAGFTIFALALTGCAGGESAGGDSDGAVTLTFANADPAETWTPVIEAFQKEHPNITVKQLNIPYAQYTSTINQRLGGGGGGIDVMVVDAGGGLLDWTNRGFLADLSALKEDALAASVSESMVTAREVDGTLRAIEPWTTSQFLYYNADLLAAAGVEPPSTDPSDPWTYEELTEAARTVQDSGVAEYPFLFDQWDSYYQLQMLGRSAGGGDGIDDEGVVDFSNDGWQRALTWYHSLFEEGLSPRGITNDKNGALFQTGKAAFMISGPWGVAVNEDGDIAWGMAPAPYFDGGERATATDSWGVAIAEKSENQDAAEAFLRYITIDATGNAQSAEVAGIAPTTKDAYAQYAERVSSTAGESSAPFGDIMEYQLQDNAVHRPVVVGYSVFEPGANQMFSDIRNGSDPAERAAQADKEITEQIARLK